From the Cucurbita pepo subsp. pepo cultivar mu-cu-16 chromosome LG05, ASM280686v2, whole genome shotgun sequence genome, one window contains:
- the LOC111795143 gene encoding heparan-alpha-glucosaminide N-acetyltransferase-like: MYILFAANEKTPPHNNETLSEATAFTAEHVLYQTWLTDVHILVNLIALAYFQLLRSPRFLPESMADSQPLLKNRQELPDSSRKAPRVISLDVFRGLSVFMMMFVDYGGSFLPVIAHSPWNGLHLADFVMPWFLFIAGVSLALVYKEVKCKVTATRNAACRGLYLFLVGVLLQGGYFHGITSLTYGVDMQRIRWLGILQRISVGYLIAALCEIWLTRCTREEAQNTKSFSWHWCIIFLLLSLYMGLSYGLYVPDWEFKISTTSSPLPPNGSYVYMVNCSIRGDMGPACNSAGMIDRYVLGIHHLYTKPVYRNLKECNISSSGQVPETSPSWCHASFEPEGLLSSLTATVACIIGLQYGHILANVQDHKSRTNSWFSLSLKILVLGIFLVFIGIPVNKSLYTVSYMLITSASAGILFCALYILVDVHGYRCLTCVLEWMGKHALSIYVLVISNILVIGIQGFYWKSPKNNIVHWILSRVKAQS; encoded by the exons atgtat ATTCTGTTTGCAGCCAATGAAAAAACGCCACCGCATAATAATGAGACATTGAGCGAAGCGACGGCGTTTACAGCGGAGCATGTTCTTTACCAAACATGGCTTACAGATGTTCatattcttgtgaatttgaTCGCTTTGGCCTACTTTCAGTTACTTCGTTCTCCGCGCTTCTTGCCGGAATCAATGGCCGATTCTCAACCGCTGCTGAAGAATCGACAGGAGTTGCCGGACTCCAGTCGCAAAGCTCCGCGCGTTATCTCACTCGATGTCTTTCGCGGTCTCAGCGTCTTT ATGATGATGTTCGTGGACTACGGTGGCTCTTTTTTACCAGTTATCGCTCATTCTCCATGGAATGGGCTTCATTTGGCTGATTTTGTGATGCCTTGGTTTCTATTTATTGCGGGAGTCTCGCTTGCACTTGTTTATAAA GAAGTAAAATGTAAAGTGACTGCTACAAGGAATGCAGCATGCAGGGGTCTATACCTTTTTCTCGTCGGCGTTCTTCTTCAag GTGGTTACTTTCACGGAATAACATCATTGACATATGGTGTTGATATGCAAAGGATAAGGTGGCTTGGCATTTTGCAG AGAATATCTGTTGGATACTTGATTGCTGCACTATGTGAGATCTGGCTTACTCGTTGTACACGTGAAGAAGCTCAAAATACTAAGAGTTTCAGCTGGCATTG GTGTATCATATTTCTCCTGTTGTCGTTGTATATGGGACTATCGTATGGTTTATATGTTCCAGATTgggaatttaaaatatcaaccACGAGCTCTCCACTTCCACCAAATGGAAGCTATGTTTACATG GTGAATTGTTCTATTCGAGGTGATATGGGACCTGCTTGTAATTCTGCTGGGATGATTGATCGTTATGTTCTCGGTATTCACCATTTGTATACTAAACCTGTCTACAGAAATCTGAAG GAGTGCAACATTTCCTCCAGCGGTCAAGTTCCTGAGACTTCACCTTCATGGTGCCATGCTTCTTTTGAACCTGAGGGTCTTTTAAG CTCTTTAACAGCTACAGTGGCATGCATAATAGGGCTTCAGTATGGTCACATTCTTGCGAATGTACAG GATCACAAAAGTCGCACCAATAGCTGGTTCTCGCTCTCTCTTAAGATCTTGGTGCTCGGAATATTCCTTGTCTTCATAG GTATCCCTGTAAATAAGTCCCTCTACACAGTCAGCTATATGTTGATTACTTCAGCGTCAGCAGGAATACTCTTTTGTGCTCTATATATATTG GTGGATGTCCACGGCTATCGATGCTTGACATGTGTTCTGGAGTGGATGGGGAAGCATGCTTTGAGTATTTATGTTTTAGTAATCTCTAACATACTCGTCATTGGGATCCAAGGATTTTACTGGAAATCTCCTAAAAATAACATC GTGCACTGGATTCTAAGTCGTGTCAAAGCTCAAAGTTGA
- the LOC111795513 gene encoding basic leucine zipper 19 isoform X1, translating to MEDGELESSNPEVFSSSNAVEFLSSCSMDSFFDEILKDTHACTHAHTCNPPGPDYSHTHTCFHVHTKIVSSPTEEKVSTDDTAESVDKKTKKRPLGNREAVRKYREKKKARAASLEDEVVRLRTLNQQLLKRLQGQAALEAEISRLKCLLVDIRGRIEGEIGTFPYQKPANSDLPNQNMSGSYMINPCNVQCNDQPYCLHPGADGKSGESVLLNGQSFSGCDFENLQCSANQNTGGTKELPDCGLGDAVSNINCAEFNQKKGGGVRKKSRTGKS from the exons ATGGAAGACGGCGAGCTTGAATCCTCGAATCCTGAAGTGTTTTCGAGTTCGAATGCCGTTGAGTTTCTGAGTAGCTGCTCGATGGATAGCTTCTTCGATGAGATTCTTAAGGATACTCATGCTTGCACGCATGCTCATACTTGCAACCCTCCTGGTCCTGATTATTCACATACGCACACATGTTTTCATGTTCATACTAAAATTGTTTCCTCCCCTACCgaagaaaaggtttccactGATGACACGGCGGAATCTGTGGATAAGAAGACTAAGAAACGCCCGCTAGGTAATCGCGAAGCGGTTCGTAAATACcgtgagaagaagaaggcaagAGCTGCATCATTGGAAGATGAAGTTGTGAGATTGAGGACCTTGAATCAGCAACTGTTGAAGAGATTGCAGGGTCAGGCTGCATTGGAGGCTGAGATTTCGAGGCTCAAATGTTTGCTTGTGGATATTAGAGGAAGAATTGAAGGGGAGATTGGAACATTTCCTTATCAGAAACCAGCCAATTCAGATCTTCCCAATCAAAACATGTCTGGTAGTTACATGATAAATCCATGTAATGTGCAGTGCAATGATCAGCCGTATTGCCTTCATCCAGGGGCCGATGGGAAAAGTGGAGAGAGCGTTTTGTTGAACGGGCAAAGCTTCAGTGGCTGTGACTTTGAAAATCTTCAGTGCTCGGCTAATCAAAACACAGGAGGAACAAAGGAACTTCCTGATTGTGGATTAGGGGACGCAGTTTCTAACATCAATTGCGCCGAATTTAATCAGAAGAAAG GAGGAGGGGTCCGTAAGAAGTCCAGAACTGGGAAGAGCTGA
- the LOC111795142 gene encoding pre-mRNA-splicing factor syf2-like yields MGLGRLRDFGIQVVGSEYCFEIIAEVKARNQQNEPVATSSEAVQAGRSSAPSNFAPPDEYEDLHDEKPEEEGHSDGDTDKLSGEENVEGDFTKLTGRKKKLFELRLKMNEARKANQTAIAAEKKKMEPPSESRGISKQKWLEERKKKIGKLLDANGLDMTKAYMLDTQEAAESKYKKWEKDPAPYGWDVFNQKTLYDAYKKRTKNVNVDLEEYNKMKESDPEFYREASSLQYGKAPKISEDKIDNMVKELKDREEKRKSFSRRRKFHEDKDIDSINDRNEHFNKKIERAFGRYTLEIKNNLERGTALPD; encoded by the exons atgggcttgggccgtttaCGT GATTTTGGAATCCAAGTAGTTGGGAG CGAGTACTGCTTTGAAATAATAGCAGAAGTCAAAGCCCGGAATCAGCAAAATGAGCCAG TTGCCACTTCATCAGAAGCTGTTCAAGCTGGTCGAAGTAGTGCTCCTTCCAATTTTGCGCCTCCTGACGAGTATGAAGATCTTCATGATGAAAAGCCTGAAGAAGAAGGGCATAGTGATGGTGATACTGACAAATTGAGTGGTGAGGAGAATGTGGAAGGAGACTTCACAAAACTTACagggaggaaaaagaaattgtttgaACTCAGGCTTAAGATG AATGAGGCACGAAAAGCTAATCAGACAGCAATAGCTgctgaaaaaaagaaaatggaaccTCCATCGGAATCAAGAGGCATTTCTAAACAAAAGTGGCTTGAGGAACGGAAGAAGAAAATCGGGAAGCTTTTGGATGCGAATGGCTTGGATATGACAAAAGCATACATGTTAGATACACAAGAGGCAGCAGAGTCCAAATATAAGAAATGGGAGAAGGATCCAGCTCCCTATGGATGGGATG TTTTTAACCAGAAAACGTTGTACGATGCATACAAAAAGCGGACGAAGAATGTAAATGTTGACCTTGaggaatataataaaatgaaagaatctGATCCTGAGTTCTACCGTGAGGCTTCAAGTCTTCAATATGGGAAG GCACCTAAGATTTCAGAGGATAAGATTGACAATATGGTGAAAGAACTCAAGGACCGGGAGGAGAAGCGAAAGTCGTTTAGCCGTAGGAGGAAGTTCCACGAAGACAAGGATATCGATTCTATCAATGATCGTAATGAACATTTCAACAAAAAGATTGAGCGGGCCTTTGGTAGATATACTCTGGAGATCAAAAACAATCTTGAGCGAGGAACTGCATTGCCTGATTAA
- the LOC111794579 gene encoding serine/threonine-protein kinase CDG1-like isoform X2: protein MTIDQEDYEVIEKKKKKKKKKKRKNVLVGIRINGDSRDVLNWAIVKVADPGDCVIVIHVCQTSDRVSKDKPLFDEFLEGYKSLCDVNKISTGSSVRKTLVRQAKGYAAGAVVLGTSKPFNLGVWSSTTRYLVKQLPRTTDVLALNNGKIVFRRSTNDQLPGLNHDPKPSFSQASQSDFDASETETSASYSICSEDLKDEHHGVILESKRNSNKKDTSMKIDHPEPGLGWPLLRTTPKISQNSCLHNMSVVQWVMNLPDRSPSRVSTKEKNDPSRSEPGLGILSDFSEPPEDLEYILKTNSSTYKWFSPDVLKASTSHFSSENLIGKGGCNHVYKGILPDGKPIAVKVMNSSKQAWNEFSQEIDIISSLHHKNITPFLGICVDDDMLISVYGFFSQGSLEENLSDIKQEKGILSWEVRFKLAIGIAEALSYLHDEYPRPVVHRDVKSSNILLTDELEPQLSDFGLAIWGPTESSFQIEANVVGTFGYLAPEYFMYGKMSNKIDVYAFGIVLLELLSGRRAISAETWKEQKSLVMWAKPIIESGSINELVDPNLVRKFDVDQLQRMALAATLCITRASRLRPRISQILKILRGEINSMNVSMEESQSVENGDDEVYPNSSSDLHLMNLALLGDDDDDNDGAEPGAFGQALW, encoded by the exons TGGGCGATTGTTAAAGTTGCTGATCCTGGGGATTGTGTCATTGTAATCCATGTTTGTCAAACTTCTG ATCGCGTATCAAAAGATAAGCCCTTATTTGATGAATTCTTAGAAGGATACAAAAGCCTTTGTGATGTAAACAAG ATATCGACCGGAAGTTCGGTTAGGAAGACTCTGGTCAGACAGGCAAAAGGCTATGCTGCTGGGGCTGTAGTTTTGGGAACAAGCAAACCATTTAATCTTGG GGTTTGGTCTTCAACAACTAGATACTTAGTCAAGCAACTGCCTCGAACCACCGACGTTTTGGCTCTCAACAACGGAAAAATTGTCTTCAGAAGATCCACCAATGATCAACTACCAG GCTTGAATCATGACCCAAAACCAAGTTTTAGTCAAGCTAGTCAATCTGATTTTGATGCCTCTGAGACTGAGACTTCTGCTTCTTATAGTATTTGTAGTGAAGACTTGAAAGATGAACATCATGGAGTCATCCttgaaagtaaaagaaatagtAACAAAAAAGACACATCAATGAAGATTGACCATCCCGAGCCAGGGCTCGGTTGGCCATTGCTTCGAACGACAccaaaaatttcacaaaactCATGTTTACATAACATGTCTGTAGTGCAATGGGTGATGAACTTACCCGATCGCTCACCGAGTCGTGTaagcacaaaagaaaaaaatgatccATCAAGAAGTGAGCCAGGGCTTGGAATTTTATCTGACTTCTCTGAACCACCAGAAGACTTGGAGTATATCCTGAAAACTAACTCATCTACTTATAAATGGTTTAGTCCTGATGTGTTGAAAGCGTCAACTTCTCATTTCTCTTCAG AAAACCTGATTGGGAAAGGCGGTTGCAATCATGTATACAAAGGAATTCTCCCAGATGGAAAGCCAATTGCAGTTAAAGTAATGAACTCTTCCAAACAGGCATGGAATGAATTTTCTCAAGAAATTGATATTATATCCTCATTACATCACAAGAACATAACTCCGTTTCTCGGTATCTGCGTCGATGACGATATGTTGATATCTGTTTATGGTTTCTTTTCTCAAGGAAGTTTAGAGGAAAATCTATCTG ATATAAAGCAAGAAAAAGGCATTCTTTCATGGGAGGTGAGATTCAAGCTGGCTATCGGTATTGCCGAGGCGCTAAGCTACCTACACGACGAATATCCTCGGCCTGTTGTACACAGAGATGtcaaatcatcaaacattCTGCTCACTGATGAACTTGAACCACAG CTATCGGATTTTGGCCTTGCAATCTGGGGACCAACAGAATCATCGTTTCAGATCGAGGCCAACGTCGTCGGAACGTTTGGATATCTTGCTCCTGAATATTTCATGTATGGAAAGATGAGTAATAAGATTGATGTGTACGCTTTCGGTATAGTTCTACTCGAACTGTTATCGGGACGGAGAGCAATCAGTGCAGAGACTTGGAAAGAGCAAAAGAGCTTGGTTATGTGG GCTAAGCCAATCATAGAGAGTGGCAGCATAAACGAACTAGTCGATCCAAATTTGGTGCGAAAATTCGACGTCGATCAGTTGCAAAGAATGGCTCTTGCAGCAACCCTGTGCATCACGAGGGCGTCCCGACTCCGTCCTAGAATTAGTCAG ATACTGAAGATTCTAAGAGGCGAAATCAATTCCATGAATGTAAGTATGGAGGAATCACAAAGTGTCGAGAATGGAGACGATGAAGTTTATCCAAACTCGAGCTCTGATCTGCATTTGATGAACCTTGCATTGCTTggtgacgacgacgacgacaacgATGGAGCCGAGCCGGGTGCCTTTGGGCAAGCCCTATGGTGA
- the LOC111794576 gene encoding CDP-diacylglycerol--inositol 3-phosphatidyltransferase 1-like, with protein MADKLKRKQSKLSVYLYVPNIIGYIRVLMNIVAFALCFSNKIIFSVLYFVSFVCDGIDGWCARKFNQVSTFGAVLDMVTDRISTACLLVILSQVYRPGLTFLSLLALDIASHWLQMYSTFLLGKASHKDVKDSTNWLFKAYYGNRTFMAYCCVSCEVLYITLFLLAEKQNEKLMDVILHSIQQKTLLSLLVVISLFGWAVKQAVNVIQMKTAADVCVLHDTNKKQKP; from the exons ATGGCTGATAAGTTGAAGCGGAAACAAAGTAAATTGTCCGTGTACCTTTACGTTCCCAATATTATTG GTTATATAAGGGTTCTCATGAACATTGTTGCCTTTGCCCTATGCttctcaaataaaataattttctcaGTCCTCTATTTTGTCAG CTTTGTATGCGATGGTATAGACGGTTGGTGTGCTCGCAAATTCAATCAAG TTTCCACCTTTGGGGCTGTGCTGGACATGGTAACAGACCG GATTAGCACTGCTTGTCTACTAGTAATTCTATCCCAAGTATACAG GCCTGGTTTGACTTTCTTATCACTTCTTGCCTTGGATATTGCTAGCCACTGGCTTCAAATGTACAG TACCTTTTTGCTAGGCAAAGCCAGTCATAAAGATGTCAAAGACAGCACCAATTGGCTGTTTAAGGCATATTATGGAAATAGGACATTTATGGCTTACTGTTGTGTGTCATGCGAG GTTCTTTACATTACTCTATTTCTGCTGGCGGAGAAGCAAAATGAGAAATTGATGGAT GTTATATTACACTCGATACAACAAAAGACACTCCTATCACTTTTGGTCGTAATTAGCTTGTTCGGATGGGCAGTGAAGCAAGCTGTTAATGTCATACAG ATGAAGACGGCGGCGGATGTTTGTGTCCTTCACGATACCAACAAAAAACAGAAGCCATGA
- the LOC111794743 gene encoding uncharacterized protein LOC111794743, with translation MEKLLYSSSPTRLKPHLINRAPFLPPLRRIDPSKLHFPSSTRSEFTPLNSFSSRIQNSFLPSSSLPRHPVSSLFLADSRDGSPPKPHVLQRIGTLPSGEQKAKTTRTFMALCVAVLFLLQPVFAPSAFASFHPAATTGGPAAATFGGRFFRSELLISAWTGFFAGCLHTLSGPDHLAALAPLSIGRTRMESAAVGALWGCGHDAGQVIFGLIFLLLKDRLHIEIIRTWGTRVVGITLLVIGALGIREASEVPTPCVALDNGECDVSMYEPLDNPTGGKKKIGFATFATGIVHGLQPDALMMILPALALPSRLAGAAFLVMFLVGTVVAMGSYTVFIGSCTQALKERVPRITEKLTWAASFIAIALGLAILISQYFGFSLY, from the exons ATGGAGAAGCTTCTGTATTCTTCTTCTCCGACCCGCTTGAAACCCCATCTTATTAACCGCgctccttttcttcctccactCCGTCGCATTGACCCATCAAAGCTCCATTTCCCCTCATCAACCCGTTCCGAGTTCACTCCACTTAATTCGTTCTCTTCCAGAATTCAGAACtcatttcttccttcttcttctcttcctcgTCACCCTGTTTCTTCGCTGTTTCTGGCTGATTCTCGTGATGGGTCGCCGCCGAAACCTCATGTTCTACAGCGGATCGGAACTTTGCCCTCTGGAGAACAAAAG GCAAAAACTACAAGGACATTCATGGCGCTCTGTGTTGCTGTTCTGTTCTTGCTTCAACCAGTTTTTGCACCTTCAGCTTTTGCATCCTTCCACCCTGCAGCTACGACAGGGGGTCCTGCTGCTGCCACTTTTGGGGGAAGATTTTTCCGATCTGAACTATTGATCAGTGCTTGGACTGGTTTCTTTGCTGGATGTTTACACACATTATCCGGGCCCGACCATCTTGCTGCTTTAGCTCCCCTCTCCATCGGGCGTACTCGCATGGAAAGTGCTGCTGTTGGAGCCCTGTGGGGCTGTGGTCACGATGCAGGTCAGGTTATCTTCGGCCTCATATTCCTCCTATTGAAAGACCGACTTCATATCGAAATCATCCGTACTTGGGGCACAAGAGTTGTCGGGATTACTCTGCTTGTAATCGGTGCATTAGGAATTAGGGAGGCTTCGGAGGTTCCTACTCCTTGCGTTGCATTAGACAACGGCGAGTGTGATGTTAGCATGTATGAACCGTTAGATAATCCAACAGGAGGCAAGAAGAAGATAGGTTTTGCAACTTTTGCAACAGGTATTGTCCATGGGCTGCAACCAGATGcattgatgatgatattgCCTGCACTCGCACTGCCCTCTAGATTGGCTGGAGCTGCATTTCTTGTGATGTTTTTGGTAGGTACTGTAGTGGCGATGGGAAGTTATACAGTGTTCATAGGTTCTTGTACTCAAGCCTTAAAGGAGAGAGTGCCTAGGATTACTGAGAAGCTCACATGGGCTGCTTCCTTTATAGCCATTGCTCTTGGATTGGCCATTCTCATCAGTCAGTACTTTGGGTTTAGCCTTTATTAA
- the LOC111795513 gene encoding basic leucine zipper 23 isoform X2 — MEDGELESSNPEVFSSSNAVEFLSSCSMDSFFDEILKDTHACTHAHTCNPPGPDYSHTHTCFHVHTKIVSSPTEEKVSTDDTAESVDKKTKKRPLGNREAVRKYREKKKARAASLEDEVVRLRTLNQQLLKRLQGQAALEAEISRLKCLLVDIRGRIEGEIGTFPYQKPANSDLPNQNMSGSYMINPCNVQCNDQPYCLHPGADGKSGESVLLNGQSFSGCDFENLQCSANQNTGGTKELPDCGLGDAVSNINCAEFNQKKGVYERICPSYVL; from the exons ATGGAAGACGGCGAGCTTGAATCCTCGAATCCTGAAGTGTTTTCGAGTTCGAATGCCGTTGAGTTTCTGAGTAGCTGCTCGATGGATAGCTTCTTCGATGAGATTCTTAAGGATACTCATGCTTGCACGCATGCTCATACTTGCAACCCTCCTGGTCCTGATTATTCACATACGCACACATGTTTTCATGTTCATACTAAAATTGTTTCCTCCCCTACCgaagaaaaggtttccactGATGACACGGCGGAATCTGTGGATAAGAAGACTAAGAAACGCCCGCTAGGTAATCGCGAAGCGGTTCGTAAATACcgtgagaagaagaaggcaagAGCTGCATCATTGGAAGATGAAGTTGTGAGATTGAGGACCTTGAATCAGCAACTGTTGAAGAGATTGCAGGGTCAGGCTGCATTGGAGGCTGAGATTTCGAGGCTCAAATGTTTGCTTGTGGATATTAGAGGAAGAATTGAAGGGGAGATTGGAACATTTCCTTATCAGAAACCAGCCAATTCAGATCTTCCCAATCAAAACATGTCTGGTAGTTACATGATAAATCCATGTAATGTGCAGTGCAATGATCAGCCGTATTGCCTTCATCCAGGGGCCGATGGGAAAAGTGGAGAGAGCGTTTTGTTGAACGGGCAAAGCTTCAGTGGCTGTGACTTTGAAAATCTTCAGTGCTCGGCTAATCAAAACACAGGAGGAACAAAGGAACTTCCTGATTGTGGATTAGGGGACGCAGTTTCTAACATCAATTGCGCCGAATTTAATCAGAAGAAAG GTGTCTATGAAAGAATCTGTCCAAGTTATGTGTTATAA
- the LOC111794579 gene encoding serine/threonine-protein kinase CDG1-like isoform X1, whose translation MTIDQEDYEVIEKKKKKKKKKKRKNVLVGIRINGDSRDVLNWAIVKVADPGDCVIVIHVCQTSDRVSKDKPLFDEFLEGYKSLCDVNKVALIAQISTGSSVRKTLVRQAKGYAAGAVVLGTSKPFNLGVWSSTTRYLVKQLPRTTDVLALNNGKIVFRRSTNDQLPGLNHDPKPSFSQASQSDFDASETETSASYSICSEDLKDEHHGVILESKRNSNKKDTSMKIDHPEPGLGWPLLRTTPKISQNSCLHNMSVVQWVMNLPDRSPSRVSTKEKNDPSRSEPGLGILSDFSEPPEDLEYILKTNSSTYKWFSPDVLKASTSHFSSENLIGKGGCNHVYKGILPDGKPIAVKVMNSSKQAWNEFSQEIDIISSLHHKNITPFLGICVDDDMLISVYGFFSQGSLEENLSDIKQEKGILSWEVRFKLAIGIAEALSYLHDEYPRPVVHRDVKSSNILLTDELEPQLSDFGLAIWGPTESSFQIEANVVGTFGYLAPEYFMYGKMSNKIDVYAFGIVLLELLSGRRAISAETWKEQKSLVMWAKPIIESGSINELVDPNLVRKFDVDQLQRMALAATLCITRASRLRPRISQILKILRGEINSMNVSMEESQSVENGDDEVYPNSSSDLHLMNLALLGDDDDDNDGAEPGAFGQALW comes from the exons TGGGCGATTGTTAAAGTTGCTGATCCTGGGGATTGTGTCATTGTAATCCATGTTTGTCAAACTTCTG ATCGCGTATCAAAAGATAAGCCCTTATTTGATGAATTCTTAGAAGGATACAAAAGCCTTTGTGATGTAAACAAG GTAGCTCTTATTGCTCAGATATCGACCGGAAGTTCGGTTAGGAAGACTCTGGTCAGACAGGCAAAAGGCTATGCTGCTGGGGCTGTAGTTTTGGGAACAAGCAAACCATTTAATCTTGG GGTTTGGTCTTCAACAACTAGATACTTAGTCAAGCAACTGCCTCGAACCACCGACGTTTTGGCTCTCAACAACGGAAAAATTGTCTTCAGAAGATCCACCAATGATCAACTACCAG GCTTGAATCATGACCCAAAACCAAGTTTTAGTCAAGCTAGTCAATCTGATTTTGATGCCTCTGAGACTGAGACTTCTGCTTCTTATAGTATTTGTAGTGAAGACTTGAAAGATGAACATCATGGAGTCATCCttgaaagtaaaagaaatagtAACAAAAAAGACACATCAATGAAGATTGACCATCCCGAGCCAGGGCTCGGTTGGCCATTGCTTCGAACGACAccaaaaatttcacaaaactCATGTTTACATAACATGTCTGTAGTGCAATGGGTGATGAACTTACCCGATCGCTCACCGAGTCGTGTaagcacaaaagaaaaaaatgatccATCAAGAAGTGAGCCAGGGCTTGGAATTTTATCTGACTTCTCTGAACCACCAGAAGACTTGGAGTATATCCTGAAAACTAACTCATCTACTTATAAATGGTTTAGTCCTGATGTGTTGAAAGCGTCAACTTCTCATTTCTCTTCAG AAAACCTGATTGGGAAAGGCGGTTGCAATCATGTATACAAAGGAATTCTCCCAGATGGAAAGCCAATTGCAGTTAAAGTAATGAACTCTTCCAAACAGGCATGGAATGAATTTTCTCAAGAAATTGATATTATATCCTCATTACATCACAAGAACATAACTCCGTTTCTCGGTATCTGCGTCGATGACGATATGTTGATATCTGTTTATGGTTTCTTTTCTCAAGGAAGTTTAGAGGAAAATCTATCTG ATATAAAGCAAGAAAAAGGCATTCTTTCATGGGAGGTGAGATTCAAGCTGGCTATCGGTATTGCCGAGGCGCTAAGCTACCTACACGACGAATATCCTCGGCCTGTTGTACACAGAGATGtcaaatcatcaaacattCTGCTCACTGATGAACTTGAACCACAG CTATCGGATTTTGGCCTTGCAATCTGGGGACCAACAGAATCATCGTTTCAGATCGAGGCCAACGTCGTCGGAACGTTTGGATATCTTGCTCCTGAATATTTCATGTATGGAAAGATGAGTAATAAGATTGATGTGTACGCTTTCGGTATAGTTCTACTCGAACTGTTATCGGGACGGAGAGCAATCAGTGCAGAGACTTGGAAAGAGCAAAAGAGCTTGGTTATGTGG GCTAAGCCAATCATAGAGAGTGGCAGCATAAACGAACTAGTCGATCCAAATTTGGTGCGAAAATTCGACGTCGATCAGTTGCAAAGAATGGCTCTTGCAGCAACCCTGTGCATCACGAGGGCGTCCCGACTCCGTCCTAGAATTAGTCAG ATACTGAAGATTCTAAGAGGCGAAATCAATTCCATGAATGTAAGTATGGAGGAATCACAAAGTGTCGAGAATGGAGACGATGAAGTTTATCCAAACTCGAGCTCTGATCTGCATTTGATGAACCTTGCATTGCTTggtgacgacgacgacgacaacgATGGAGCCGAGCCGGGTGCCTTTGGGCAAGCCCTATGGTGA